Proteins encoded within one genomic window of Hahella chejuensis KCTC 2396:
- a CDS encoding ADP-ribosylglycohydrolase family protein: MLLELAIGDAYGAGFEYASNQIVRENNRGERYFQHPRHTSILPGQYTDDAQMAIAVAEVLVTESHWSEDILAGYFLNAFKRDQREGYAKGFYDFLCSVDTAEEFLARIRPDSEKSGAAMRASPIGVIADERQVIEYSALQAKVTHNTPLGVNAALAAALMTHYFIYDLGPKQDLGEYIASKVPGDWNSPWKGKVGALGVDSTRAAITAVITENDLKSILLKCIAYTGDTDTIATIALAAAACSKEVDKNLPQSLYGNLERGAYGYDYIETLDKKLMALVK; this comes from the coding sequence ATGTTATTAGAACTCGCTATCGGCGACGCCTACGGCGCCGGATTTGAATACGCGTCCAACCAAATCGTACGGGAAAACAACAGGGGCGAGCGCTATTTCCAGCACCCCAGACACACCAGCATTCTGCCCGGCCAATACACCGACGACGCTCAGATGGCCATCGCGGTGGCGGAAGTATTGGTTACAGAATCACATTGGAGCGAGGACATCCTGGCGGGCTACTTCCTCAACGCTTTCAAACGTGACCAGAGAGAAGGCTACGCCAAAGGCTTTTATGATTTTCTGTGTAGCGTAGACACGGCGGAGGAATTTCTGGCCCGCATCAGGCCCGACAGCGAGAAAAGCGGCGCCGCAATGCGCGCCAGCCCCATCGGCGTCATCGCGGATGAGAGGCAGGTTATCGAATACAGCGCCCTTCAGGCGAAAGTCACCCATAACACGCCGCTCGGCGTAAACGCCGCCCTCGCCGCCGCATTGATGACGCACTATTTCATTTACGACCTCGGCCCGAAACAGGACCTTGGCGAATACATCGCCTCCAAAGTCCCCGGCGACTGGAATTCTCCCTGGAAAGGTAAAGTCGGCGCCTTGGGCGTGGATTCCACCCGCGCCGCCATTACGGCAGTCATAACGGAAAACGACCTCAAATCCATTTTGCTGAAATGCATCGCGTATACAGGAGATACGGATACCATCGCCACTATCGCCCTGGCCGCCGCTGCGTGCTCCAAAGAGGTAGACAAAAATCTTCCGCAGTCGCTTTACGGCAATTTGGAAAGAGGCGCATACGGCTATGATTACATCGAAACGCTGGATAAAAAGCTTATGGCGCTGGTGAAATAA
- a CDS encoding patatin-like phospholipase family protein: MLILLAALCSGCASQFKPQNEPIKSYNRDHAYRFRTYQQDNDLGETLLILAFSGGGTRASALSYGVMEELKDTRIEIEGVKTRLLDEVDYISAVSGGSFTAAYYGLFGDKLFSDYEKVFLRQSVQGALLWQLLSPGYWWRSLFTRFDRTEMAVEYYDNYIFKGKTFGDIPLSRRPFININATDLSQGNRFSFDQDTFDLLCSDLDTFNVARAVTASSAVPVAFPSIVLKNHGGGCDLSESAMFRMLNESKPLDIRQRELVSGLLSYNDSKQHPYIHLVDGGISDNLGLRGVIDGLQLAELENVAQDQTKKVKRVAVILVNAEVRPKRGIDESPNKPSITDTIDAVTNAQIQRYNVESRAILQDQDDRIVRGFQRFGRIPYYFIEVNFQSFSSPSLKEFFNALPTSLELSNREIDTLIQAGRSLLRNSEEYSEFLENFTTEMPDGHIEIRIDDLTDEDE; the protein is encoded by the coding sequence GTGTTGATTCTCCTTGCAGCCTTGTGCAGCGGGTGTGCGAGCCAATTCAAGCCGCAAAACGAACCGATTAAATCCTACAACCGCGATCACGCCTATCGTTTCCGCACTTACCAACAGGATAACGACTTGGGGGAAACCCTTCTGATTCTGGCGTTCTCCGGCGGGGGAACGCGGGCTTCTGCGTTGTCCTACGGGGTCATGGAGGAGTTGAAGGATACCCGCATTGAAATAGAGGGCGTCAAAACCCGTTTGCTGGACGAAGTGGATTACATCTCCGCCGTGTCGGGAGGCAGTTTCACAGCTGCTTATTATGGCTTGTTTGGCGACAAGCTGTTTTCGGACTATGAGAAAGTGTTTCTCCGTCAGAGCGTGCAGGGCGCATTGCTTTGGCAGCTGCTGAGCCCGGGCTATTGGTGGCGCTCGCTGTTCACCCGCTTTGACCGTACGGAAATGGCGGTCGAGTACTATGACAATTACATATTCAAGGGCAAAACATTTGGCGATATTCCACTGAGCCGTCGTCCCTTTATCAATATCAACGCCACGGACTTGAGCCAGGGAAATCGCTTCTCCTTTGATCAGGACACCTTTGATCTGCTGTGTTCGGACCTGGACACGTTCAATGTGGCCCGGGCGGTGACGGCGTCATCGGCGGTGCCGGTGGCGTTTCCTTCTATTGTGTTAAAAAACCACGGCGGCGGCTGCGACCTGAGCGAATCCGCTATGTTCCGCATGTTGAATGAATCCAAACCGTTGGATATCCGCCAACGGGAGCTGGTCAGTGGTCTGCTGTCCTATAACGACAGCAAGCAGCACCCCTATATTCATCTGGTGGACGGCGGTATTTCAGATAATCTGGGCCTGCGAGGCGTGATTGACGGCCTGCAATTGGCTGAACTGGAAAACGTCGCGCAGGATCAAACCAAGAAAGTGAAGCGAGTGGCGGTGATTTTGGTGAACGCGGAAGTCAGGCCGAAGCGGGGCATTGACGAAAGTCCTAACAAGCCGTCCATCACGGATACCATCGACGCCGTCACCAATGCGCAAATACAGCGATACAACGTCGAGTCGCGGGCGATTCTGCAGGACCAGGACGACCGCATTGTCAGAGGGTTTCAACGCTTCGGGCGAATTCCTTATTACTTTATTGAAGTCAATTTCCAGTCCTTCTCGTCACCGTCGCTGAAAGAATTTTTCAACGCACTGCCGACCTCACTGGAACTCAGTAATCGGGAAATCGACACCCTGATTCAGGCGGGGCGCTCGTTATTGCGCAATTCCGAGGAATACTCGGAGTTTCTGGAGAACTTTACGACGGAAATGCCGGACGGACACATTGAAATCAGGATCGATGATTTAACTGATGAAGATGAGTGA
- a CDS encoding AraC family transcriptional regulator, producing the protein MALTLLNRVKQPGWRAELACPSMHALSMNGVKITAQRPLMFASEADVVLFGSGAQTRDHVKNDSIMSAFHLDPELQLIGSQCSGALFLQSLGLLNNAPVCTDATTGPLLQGLGVQVLEGPFHASGNVATAGGCLSATYLAMWVVWRSLGEEAARDVIAYAAPVGQKELYVDMAAQAISAFI; encoded by the coding sequence ATGGCGCTTACCCTCCTGAATCGGGTGAAGCAGCCGGGATGGCGAGCGGAGTTGGCCTGTCCGTCCATGCACGCCCTGTCAATGAACGGGGTGAAAATCACCGCGCAGCGCCCTTTGATGTTCGCCAGCGAGGCGGATGTGGTGCTGTTCGGCAGTGGCGCGCAAACCCGTGATCATGTGAAGAATGACAGTATTATGTCGGCGTTTCATCTCGACCCGGAGCTCCAGTTGATCGGCTCGCAGTGTTCCGGCGCTCTGTTTCTGCAGAGTTTGGGGTTGCTGAACAATGCCCCCGTGTGTACGGACGCGACGACCGGGCCTTTGTTGCAAGGCCTGGGCGTACAGGTGTTGGAAGGCCCTTTCCACGCCAGCGGCAATGTGGCTACCGCCGGCGGTTGTTTGTCCGCTACTTATCTGGCCATGTGGGTGGTCTGGCGCAGTCTGGGGGAAGAAGCGGCCAGGGACGTCATCGCTTACGCCGCGCCAGTGGGACAAAAGGAACTGTACGTGGACATGGCGGCGCAGGCAATTTCCGCATTCATCTGA
- a CDS encoding CAP domain-containing protein, producing MNQRAQRWLQLINDARAQSRYCGEAFCQIASPLLWNERLALAAEEHSWDMAQNGFFDHIGGDGWPVGERATRNGYRWSRVAENISYGSNSVEEVVVGWLGSPGHCGNIMALEYTDMGMACACSVAAPASVYWTLVLARPLPLN from the coding sequence ATGAATCAACGTGCGCAGCGTTGGCTGCAACTGATCAACGACGCCAGAGCGCAAAGCCGTTATTGCGGCGAGGCGTTTTGCCAGATTGCGTCGCCATTGTTGTGGAATGAGCGCCTGGCGCTGGCGGCTGAAGAACATAGCTGGGATATGGCGCAGAACGGCTTTTTCGATCACATTGGCGGCGACGGCTGGCCGGTGGGAGAGCGGGCGACGCGCAACGGCTATAGGTGGTCGCGGGTGGCGGAGAATATCTCCTATGGCTCCAATTCCGTAGAAGAGGTTGTCGTTGGCTGGTTGGGCAGTCCGGGTCATTGCGGCAATATCATGGCGCTGGAATATACTGATATGGGAATGGCGTGCGCTTGCAGTGTGGCGGCGCCGGCAAGCGTTTATTGGACGCTGGTGTTGGCGCGTCCGCTGCCGCTGAATTGA
- a CDS encoding TolC family protein, producing MSVVLHFKRCIIPVLLLSLTACSLAPAKQAGELENMEAPAAWEHALGEGVALESLTDLIADGQLQSLLQEAMQANPDLRQTALRLRESGLTLKAQNASQLPEVSASAKGERSGSEEAGSHNAYTAGLNLSWELDIWGRLSDQSDAAGEDYIAVEEDLNAAKASLAAQVMQTWIALSADQSRLDIQQARIDSLQLTETTILERFQSGLGDLADLDAARLSTANAKAQLEQLQQTFHDRLRTLNVLLGRLPQAEILTAEILPDVALPHANTPLQVIGARPDLKAAYRRIRAEDARTNAAYKNLLPGFSLSASLSDSGERVSDLFRQSPAWSLLGSMTAPLFNGGKIKANADTQASVAERAWWSYRETLLNALNEVESGLESERRLSAQQVHYQSAREHAESSLNHYQELYSQGLADITDLLQAQRSLFDAQTQLLETRRDHMSNRITLGLALGLTL from the coding sequence TTGTCCGTAGTACTTCATTTCAAACGATGCATTATTCCTGTTTTGCTGTTGTCGCTGACGGCATGCAGTCTGGCGCCGGCTAAACAGGCTGGCGAGCTGGAAAATATGGAAGCGCCCGCAGCCTGGGAACACGCCCTGGGTGAGGGCGTTGCGCTGGAGAGTCTGACAGATCTGATTGCCGACGGGCAATTACAAAGCCTGTTACAGGAGGCCATGCAGGCTAATCCTGACCTGCGCCAGACCGCCTTACGCTTGCGTGAAAGCGGGTTGACTCTGAAAGCGCAGAACGCCTCGCAATTGCCGGAAGTGTCCGCCAGCGCCAAGGGCGAGCGTTCCGGCAGCGAAGAGGCGGGCTCCCATAACGCCTATACAGCGGGCTTGAATCTGTCCTGGGAGCTGGATATCTGGGGTCGTCTCAGCGACCAAAGCGACGCCGCCGGAGAAGACTATATCGCGGTAGAAGAAGACTTGAACGCGGCTAAAGCCTCCCTGGCGGCGCAGGTGATGCAAACCTGGATTGCCTTGTCCGCTGATCAAAGCCGGTTGGATATTCAACAAGCGCGCATCGACAGTCTGCAACTCACCGAAACCACCATCCTGGAGCGTTTTCAGAGCGGACTTGGCGACCTTGCCGATCTGGATGCGGCGCGCTTGTCCACCGCCAACGCCAAAGCTCAGCTGGAGCAATTGCAGCAAACCTTTCATGACCGTCTGCGCACGCTGAATGTGCTTTTGGGAAGATTGCCGCAGGCAGAAATACTTACTGCGGAAATCCTGCCGGATGTGGCGCTGCCGCATGCGAATACCCCCCTGCAAGTGATCGGCGCCAGGCCGGACCTGAAAGCCGCCTATCGCCGCATTCGCGCAGAGGACGCTCGCACCAACGCGGCCTACAAGAATCTGTTGCCGGGGTTTTCATTGTCCGCCTCGTTATCCGACAGCGGTGAGCGCGTGAGCGATCTGTTCAGACAAAGTCCGGCCTGGAGCCTGCTGGGATCGATGACTGCGCCGCTGTTCAACGGCGGAAAAATCAAAGCCAATGCGGACACGCAGGCCAGCGTGGCGGAGCGGGCCTGGTGGAGCTACCGGGAAACCCTGCTGAACGCGCTCAACGAGGTGGAAAGCGGACTGGAAAGCGAGCGCCGCCTCAGCGCGCAGCAGGTTCACTACCAAAGCGCCAGAGAGCACGCCGAGTCCAGCCTAAATCACTATCAGGAACTGTACTCCCAGGGCTTGGCCGACATCACTGATCTACTGCAAGCGCAGCGCAGCCTGTTCGACGCCCAGACCCAACTACTGGAAACGCGCCGCGACCATATGAGCAACCGTATTACATTGGGCCTGGCCCTTGGATTGACACTATGA
- a CDS encoding efflux RND transporter periplasmic adaptor subunit: MNAIVKPTSDASTTQSQNSDVKARRGKKIWVSLLALTTIPLALWATAYAINNKPAPMQSEKHQSLPAVTVIDSTPGAYPYQLTLNGEATPEYELKLKADVAGKVTEVGKVFTAGAQVTKGELLFVIDATDYRAALASARQTLAEADYALQQEQREAEQAERDWKRSGIKTPASDLTLRKPQLASAKAKFEAAQAAVEQASKNLARTRVIAPFDGVVVSRSVALGDYVNVGAEAGTLYSVEAVQVRLSLTQQQWGRLQQDLPETVTLRSIEDSGATWSAQVVGLDNYIDTSTRLRGLLVEVQRPLQQETALLPGAFVEAEIRGADMAGVLKVPASAVTAGGYLWYVDQDNKLARETPEILFAGDESIYLKAESAAALAVVRNPLAGYAPGAQVHPVREAAQ, translated from the coding sequence ATGAACGCCATTGTAAAACCCACCTCCGACGCCTCTACCACCCAGTCACAAAATAGCGACGTCAAAGCCCGTCGCGGCAAGAAAATCTGGGTGTCCCTACTGGCGCTGACCACGATCCCCTTGGCGCTTTGGGCGACCGCCTACGCCATCAACAATAAGCCGGCGCCGATGCAAAGCGAGAAGCACCAAAGTTTGCCCGCGGTGACGGTGATCGACAGCACTCCTGGCGCTTATCCCTACCAGCTCACGCTGAATGGAGAAGCGACGCCGGAGTATGAACTGAAGTTAAAAGCGGATGTGGCCGGCAAAGTAACCGAAGTGGGAAAAGTGTTCACCGCAGGAGCGCAAGTCACCAAAGGGGAATTACTGTTCGTTATCGACGCCACCGACTATCGCGCAGCGCTCGCCAGCGCCAGGCAGACGCTCGCCGAAGCCGACTACGCTTTGCAGCAGGAACAACGCGAAGCCGAGCAGGCGGAAAGAGACTGGAAACGTTCCGGCATTAAAACGCCTGCGTCGGATTTGACCTTGCGTAAACCGCAACTGGCCAGCGCCAAAGCCAAGTTTGAAGCGGCGCAGGCGGCGGTGGAGCAGGCGAGCAAAAATCTGGCGCGCACCCGGGTGATTGCGCCTTTCGATGGCGTTGTGGTCAGCCGTAGCGTGGCCCTGGGCGATTACGTCAACGTGGGCGCTGAAGCCGGGACGCTGTATTCCGTGGAAGCGGTTCAGGTGCGCTTGTCCCTGACCCAGCAACAATGGGGAAGGCTGCAACAGGATTTGCCGGAAACCGTCACTTTGCGTTCCATAGAGGATAGCGGCGCGACCTGGAGCGCTCAGGTAGTCGGCCTGGATAACTACATCGACACCTCCACCCGTTTGCGTGGGCTGCTGGTGGAAGTGCAGCGGCCCTTGCAACAGGAAACCGCGTTGCTGCCCGGCGCATTTGTGGAAGCTGAAATTCGCGGCGCGGATATGGCCGGTGTGTTGAAAGTGCCAGCGTCCGCGGTCACCGCAGGCGGGTACTTGTGGTATGTGGATCAGGACAATAAGTTGGCGCGGGAAACGCCGGAAATCCTGTTCGCCGGAGACGAATCCATCTACCTGAAAGCGGAAAGCGCCGCGGCCCTGGCGGTAGTGCGCAATCCGTTGGCGGGTTATGCGCCGGGAGCGCAAGTCCATCCGGTGCGGGAGGCGGCGCAATGA
- a CDS encoding efflux RND transporter permease subunit: MSSKQFNAGGGWVAWFVRNPVAANLLMAVILLAGVVTAFELRKEGFPSFPPDEVTVSVSYSSGSAKAAEEGVAIKIEEALQSVQGIKQITSQSSTSSVTVTIEKESDYDLDKLNQDVKIRVDAIKNLPEAAEKPVISQAERIDHAIWAQLYGDADQDVLQDLADQLRDELLADSEIKRVTTYGDRTPEITVEVSESRLQSYGLTLADVSNAINGSSLIRSGGELRSADGYLVIKADDQKYRRRDFESIVVKELTNGARVTLGDIAEVKDAYDDTPVLSRFNGEPSIALKVEMVGDSDIMKVSERAEQITEAFRDTLPEGVSTAAWYDKSSAIADRLNLMYKNSLQGILLVLVLLALFLNFRVALWVAAGIPISIAGAVFLMGDGLSAMTINSLTTFGFIMALGIVVDDAVVIGESIHTEQSQRGASVASTIRGVQRVLVPATFGVLTTIVAFAGLQLVEGKMGQLFAQFGIVVIFCLVFSLIESKLILPAHLAHVREKKQQGRKHFAARWLEAVQEKVRLGLERFTHRYYRRALHVLLEYRYATLAAMLALFIVVAGLIPSGAVRFVFFPNVPGDVINVQLTMQDDVGYGLTQREALRIEQAAQDLNAELIESRRMETPIIANLQVRVASETDVSITAELAEQNQRALTIDEVAALWQKKVGAVEGARAVKFITAFDGPEDLRVELASNDNETLTLANDRLLAALQEYAGVENMESTLKVGQPQITLSLTDSGRALGLTTAQLSAQVQQNFQGYEAQSFQRGKDEVKVKIRYPSSDRSHVDDLVNARVRTDDGRVLPLLSVAKLESSYVANEITRVDRKQVAVVTADVDKNITSPQEILTALQNGELRKLQLDYPGLTVSFGGEATEQAETSASFIKAFALALFGIYALLAIPLRSYGQPLIIMMAIPFGVVGAILGHWMVGISMSLLSLFGVLALSGVVVNDSLLIVAEFNEGRKSGMAVKEAVKHACASRLRAILLTSSTTFVGLAPLIYETSVQAQFLIPAAVALGYGILFATVITLVLIPVLLAISEDMRSLFGGRRENMSDRGADSSALTAPDAVI; encoded by the coding sequence ATGAGCTCCAAACAGTTCAACGCTGGCGGCGGCTGGGTCGCCTGGTTTGTACGTAATCCCGTCGCCGCCAACTTATTGATGGCGGTGATTCTGTTGGCGGGCGTGGTGACTGCATTTGAATTGCGCAAGGAAGGTTTTCCTTCTTTTCCGCCGGATGAAGTCACTGTCAGCGTCAGCTACTCCAGCGGTTCCGCCAAAGCGGCGGAAGAGGGCGTCGCCATCAAGATCGAAGAGGCTTTGCAAAGCGTGCAGGGCATCAAACAGATCACCAGCCAGTCTTCCACTTCCTCCGTGACAGTGACCATTGAGAAAGAGAGCGACTACGACCTCGATAAGCTCAATCAGGACGTCAAAATCCGCGTGGACGCCATCAAGAACCTGCCGGAGGCGGCGGAAAAGCCCGTTATTAGCCAGGCGGAGCGTATTGATCATGCAATCTGGGCGCAGCTCTATGGCGACGCGGATCAGGATGTACTGCAGGATCTGGCGGATCAATTGAGGGATGAATTGCTCGCTGATTCTGAAATCAAACGGGTGACTACCTATGGCGACCGCACGCCGGAAATTACGGTGGAGGTCAGCGAAAGCCGTCTGCAATCTTACGGTTTGACCTTGGCGGATGTGTCCAATGCGATCAACGGCTCGTCGCTGATTCGCAGCGGCGGCGAACTGCGTAGCGCGGATGGCTATCTGGTCATCAAGGCGGACGATCAGAAATACCGCCGTCGCGACTTCGAAAGTATCGTAGTGAAAGAACTGACCAACGGCGCACGCGTCACTTTGGGAGACATCGCCGAGGTCAAAGACGCCTATGACGATACGCCGGTGCTGTCCCGTTTCAACGGCGAGCCTTCTATTGCGCTGAAAGTGGAGATGGTCGGCGATTCTGACATTATGAAAGTCTCAGAGCGGGCGGAGCAGATCACGGAAGCGTTTCGAGACACCCTGCCGGAAGGTGTTTCCACTGCGGCCTGGTATGACAAAAGCAGCGCCATCGCGGATCGCCTGAACCTGATGTACAAAAACAGCCTGCAGGGCATTCTGCTGGTGCTGGTTCTGCTGGCGTTGTTTCTGAACTTTCGTGTGGCCCTGTGGGTCGCCGCAGGCATTCCGATTTCCATTGCCGGCGCAGTATTTTTGATGGGAGACGGACTGTCCGCCATGACCATTAATTCACTCACCACTTTCGGCTTCATCATGGCGCTGGGCATTGTGGTGGATGACGCCGTGGTGATCGGCGAAAGCATTCACACCGAGCAAAGCCAGCGCGGCGCCAGTGTCGCCAGCACCATTCGCGGCGTGCAGCGCGTACTGGTTCCCGCCACCTTCGGCGTGTTAACCACGATCGTGGCGTTCGCCGGACTGCAACTGGTGGAAGGCAAGATGGGGCAACTGTTCGCCCAGTTCGGCATCGTGGTGATTTTCTGTCTGGTGTTTTCCCTGATCGAGTCCAAACTGATCCTGCCGGCTCACCTGGCGCATGTACGGGAAAAGAAACAGCAGGGGCGCAAGCATTTCGCCGCGCGCTGGCTGGAGGCGGTGCAGGAGAAAGTGCGTCTGGGTCTGGAGCGCTTCACCCATCGCTACTATCGCCGCGCTTTGCACGTACTGTTGGAATACCGTTACGCCACGCTGGCGGCGATGCTGGCGTTGTTCATCGTCGTGGCCGGATTGATTCCGTCCGGCGCGGTGCGCTTTGTATTTTTCCCCAATGTGCCCGGAGATGTCATCAACGTGCAATTGACCATGCAGGACGATGTCGGATACGGCCTGACCCAGCGCGAGGCGTTGCGCATTGAGCAGGCGGCGCAGGATTTGAACGCCGAGTTGATCGAGTCCAGGCGGATGGAAACGCCGATCATCGCCAATCTGCAGGTGCGAGTGGCGTCGGAAACCGACGTGTCCATTACCGCCGAATTGGCGGAGCAGAACCAGCGCGCTCTGACTATCGACGAAGTGGCGGCCCTGTGGCAGAAGAAAGTCGGCGCCGTGGAAGGCGCGCGGGCAGTGAAATTCATCACCGCATTTGATGGACCGGAAGATTTACGCGTTGAGCTGGCCTCCAACGATAACGAAACCCTGACGCTGGCTAATGACCGACTTCTCGCCGCATTGCAGGAGTATGCCGGGGTGGAGAATATGGAGAGCACCCTCAAAGTCGGTCAGCCGCAGATTACGCTGTCACTGACCGACTCCGGCCGCGCGCTGGGATTGACCACGGCGCAGTTGTCCGCGCAGGTGCAGCAGAACTTTCAGGGCTATGAAGCGCAGAGCTTTCAGCGCGGTAAAGACGAAGTGAAGGTGAAGATCCGTTATCCCTCCAGCGATCGCAGTCATGTGGATGACTTGGTCAACGCCCGCGTGCGCACTGACGACGGACGCGTGCTGCCGCTGTTGAGTGTGGCGAAACTGGAGTCGTCCTATGTCGCCAATGAAATCACCCGGGTGGACCGTAAACAGGTGGCGGTGGTGACGGCTGATGTAGACAAAAACATCACATCGCCTCAGGAGATTCTCACCGCGCTGCAGAACGGCGAGTTGCGCAAATTGCAGCTGGATTACCCAGGTTTGACAGTCAGCTTTGGCGGCGAAGCCACGGAGCAGGCGGAGACCAGCGCTTCCTTCATCAAGGCGTTCGCCCTGGCGTTATTCGGCATTTATGCGCTGTTGGCGATTCCGCTGCGCTCTTATGGCCAGCCCTTGATCATCATGATGGCGATCCCGTTTGGCGTGGTGGGTGCGATACTCGGTCACTGGATGGTGGGCATTTCCATGAGTCTGCTGTCCCTGTTCGGGGTGCTGGCGTTATCCGGCGTCGTAGTCAATGACAGCCTGTTGATCGTGGCCGAATTTAATGAAGGCCGCAAAAGCGGCATGGCGGTGAAAGAGGCAGTGAAGCACGCCTGCGCCAGTCGTCTGCGCGCCATTCTGTTGACCTCCAGCACCACCTTTGTGGGGCTGGCGCCGCTGATTTATGAAACCTCCGTGCAGGCGCAGTTTCTCATCCCGGCGGCAGTGGCGCTGGGATACGGTATACTTTTCGCAACGGTCATCACTTTGGTGTTGATACCGGTGTTGCTGGCCATCAGCGAAGACATGCGCAGCCTGTTTGGCGGGCGACGGGAAAATATGAGCGACAGGGGCGCAGACAGTTCGGCTCTGACTGCTCCCGATGCAGTGATTTAA
- a CDS encoding GGDEF domain-containing protein — MSTEDLQKAFQLSAELLQNQSYHDLTQNLISFLRSIEGVDEVSAYEIFSATPAAGTGGENQRDTLVRRFPLISNDDFDNQNADVLRKLVAESQGGVGYWVGSVAPVIYYDVAGAMEPRRIVLIKGAVSAHDFEVIRGLFGVYSNQVALLDARERDPLTRLLNRDSMDRVLEQVVDFYHLKQPEKETQSSWLALLDIDHASFSHDDDGEETLLHVSALLKKGFRSSDLLFRFDGEEFVVIVNQTDKDGVETSLERFRKDVASHPFPAGKINVSIGFTRVDPDYSAPLLIESADQALYQAKTGASNAIVYNDALRHKQSPMDDVECY, encoded by the coding sequence ATGTCGACAGAGGATTTGCAGAAAGCGTTTCAGCTTTCTGCTGAGTTGTTGCAAAACCAGTCTTATCACGATTTAACGCAGAACCTGATCAGTTTCTTACGTAGTATTGAAGGCGTTGACGAAGTTTCTGCTTATGAAATATTCAGCGCCACGCCCGCCGCCGGCACTGGCGGCGAAAATCAAAGAGACACCCTGGTTCGGCGCTTTCCACTTATCTCCAACGATGATTTCGACAATCAAAACGCCGACGTATTGCGGAAACTAGTCGCCGAGTCTCAAGGCGGCGTGGGGTATTGGGTTGGAAGCGTTGCGCCGGTTATTTATTACGATGTCGCCGGCGCCATGGAGCCCCGCCGTATTGTCCTGATTAAGGGCGCGGTCAGCGCCCATGATTTCGAGGTGATCAGAGGCTTGTTCGGCGTCTACAGCAATCAGGTGGCCTTACTGGACGCCAGAGAAAGAGATCCGCTCACCCGCTTGCTGAACCGGGACTCAATGGACAGAGTGTTGGAACAAGTCGTCGATTTTTACCACCTGAAGCAACCTGAGAAAGAAACTCAGTCTTCCTGGCTCGCTCTGTTGGATATCGATCATGCTTCGTTCTCCCACGACGATGATGGCGAGGAAACGCTGTTGCACGTGTCCGCCCTGTTAAAGAAAGGCTTCCGCTCCTCTGACCTGTTATTTCGCTTTGATGGAGAAGAGTTTGTCGTCATCGTGAATCAGACCGACAAAGATGGCGTGGAGACCTCCTTGGAGCGGTTCCGCAAAGACGTGGCCTCACACCCTTTCCCCGCCGGCAAAATCAATGTCAGCATCGGCTTTACAAGGGTAGACCCGGATTATTCTGCGCCATTGCTGATAGAGAGCGCGGATCAAGCGCTATACCAAGCGAAGACTGGCGCAAGCAACGCCATCGTGTACAACGATGCGCTGCGTCATAAACAAAGTCCGATGGATGACGTGGAGTGTTATTGA
- a CDS encoding Hpt domain-containing protein, translating into MAMDTETFAAILANMRERFLQELDERCNKLEELILSLERDGANKEVFNELYRGIHNVKGAGGTHGLNVVTTICHQLESFLAELGANATLDASSANNALAYLDLLRRVSVVHRSELMQQSDIESELERLNQRVLEKRKSGLLAESSQTLASYYQQALEPLPVRLVWEHNGLSALGRLLREHFDFIIAGGELKELNSLAVVAALRASQTRNHKIPAILITSRQGLKTEETQFDAILSKNKELPETLLAAVRKALSL; encoded by the coding sequence ATGGCAATGGATACCGAAACCTTCGCAGCCATTTTGGCGAATATGCGGGAACGTTTTCTGCAGGAGCTGGATGAACGTTGCAATAAGCTTGAAGAGTTGATTTTGTCGCTGGAAAGAGATGGCGCGAATAAGGAAGTGTTCAATGAACTCTATCGCGGCATCCACAATGTCAAAGGGGCGGGAGGCACGCATGGCCTGAATGTGGTGACCACCATTTGCCATCAATTGGAAAGCTTTCTTGCTGAACTGGGCGCCAACGCCACCTTGGACGCCAGTTCCGCCAACAATGCGCTGGCTTACCTTGATTTGTTGCGTCGCGTCAGCGTTGTTCACCGCAGCGAGCTCATGCAGCAGTCGGATATCGAAAGCGAGCTGGAGCGTTTGAACCAGAGGGTGCTGGAAAAACGCAAATCCGGTCTACTGGCTGAATCTTCCCAAACACTGGCAAGTTACTATCAACAAGCGCTGGAGCCTCTTCCGGTACGCCTGGTGTGGGAGCACAACGGCTTGAGCGCACTGGGACGCCTGCTACGGGAACATTTCGACTTCATTATCGCCGGCGGCGAACTCAAAGAACTCAACAGCCTTGCCGTCGTCGCCGCCTTACGCGCATCGCAAACCCGCAACCACAAAATCCCCGCCATCCTCATCACCAGCCGCCAGGGCCTCAAAACGGAAGAAACCCAATTCGACGCCATCCTCTCCAAAAATAAAGAACTGCCGGAGACATTATTGGCGGCGGTGCGGAAGGCGTTGTCGTTGTGA